TCCGTTGCGCAGGAAGGGCTGATCCGCCAGCGTTCACGAGATTAAATCTTGAGCATATATTAATCTCTGCACATAAATTGTGCATATGGTGTCTTGGTGTCACTAAACATCAAGTCATGACTTTGAAATATCCCATATAAAACAAATGGATGTATGCCAGTGACTCAAACTGGCACGATCCTTGATTCTTTTCTGGCAGAGCGAATGACCGTTGATCTGTGGTCGCTGCTCCGCCGCATCGTCCAGGCTGCCTCCACGCCGGACGATGTGGCAGCAAAAGCCGGAAACGGCGGTGTGCAATTTCGGGGGGTTCGGTTGCGCATCGGCCGTGGAGAAAAGGATGAAACCCGGATGAAAATCGTAATGGCAATCATCAAGCCGTTTAAACTTGACGAGGTCCGCGAAGCCCTGACCGAAATCGGCATTCAGGGTCTGACGGTCACCGAGGTCAAGGGATACGGCCGCCAGAAGGGGCACACGGAAATCTACCGCGGCACCGAATATGCCGTCGCCTTCCTGCCCAAGCTCAAAATCGAAATCGCCGTAGCGGCGGACGTGGCTGACAAGGCCATAGAGGCAATCGCCAATGCGGCCAAGACCGGCCAGATCGGCGATGGAAAAATCTTCGTCTGCGACCTGGAGCAGGTCATGCGCATCCGCACGGGCGAAACCGGCGCCGATGCGCTTTGAGTACCAAGGAGTCACTACAGATGAAATCTAATTCTTTCCTGAAGCCGGGCGCTGTCCTGGCGATTGCCGGTGCCATGGTCGCGCCGGCGGGGGCACAGGATGCTGCGGCGCCGGAACTGGTGTCCACCCATACGGTCTTTATCCTTAACTCGCTGCTGTTCGTGGTATCGGGCTTTCTTGTCATGTGGATGGCCGCTGGCTTTGCGATGCTTGAAGCCGGGCTCGTCCGGTCGAAAAACACGTCGATGCAGTTGACCAAGAACATCTCGCTGTTTTCGATCGCGGCGATCATGTACTACCTCATCGGTTACAATCTGATGTATCCGGGCGACGGCTGGTCAATCTCCGGTATCCTTGGTGCCTTCGGCGTCGCGGTCATGGAGCCGGTCGGCGTTGCGGCTGATGCCGTTTCCGATCTGTCCTATGCATCGGTGGGTTCGGACTTCTTCTTCCAGCTGATGTTCTGTGCAACGACGGCGTCTATCGTCTCGGGCACGCTGGCTGAACGCATGAAGCTCTGGCCCTTCCTGATCTTCACGGTCGTCCTGACGGGCATTCTCTATCCGATCCAGGCTTCCTGGAAATGGGGCGGCGGCTTCCTTGATGCCGAGTTTGGCTTCCTCGACTTTGCCGGTTCGACCGTTGTTCACTCAGTCGGCGGCTGGGCTGCCTTGACCGGTGCGATCATTCTTGGTGCGCGTAAGGGCAAATACGGCTCAAAGGGTGAGGTTCATCCGATCCCGGGTTCAAATATGCCGCTCGCAACGCTCGGCACGTTCATCCTGTGGCTCGGCTGGTTCGGCTTTAACGGCGGCTCGCAGCTTGCCATGGGTTCGGTCGGCGACGTGGCTGACGTCTCGCGCATCTTCGCCAACACCAATGCCGGTGCCGCCGGTGGTGCGGTCGCTGCGCTGCTTTTGACCCAGTTCATCTACAAGAAGGTTGATATTACCATGATCCTGAACGGCGCGCTTGCCGGTCTTGTATCGATCACCGCTGAGCCGCTGACGCCTTCGCTGGGTTCGGCTACGCTGATCGGCGCCGTTGGCGGTGTGATCGTCGTCTTTGCGGTTCCGATGCTCGACAAGTTCAAGATCGACGATGTTGTCGGCGCCATTCCGGTCCACCTTTTTGCCGGTATCTGGGGCACGATCGCCGTGCTCTTCACCAACTCCGATGCAACGCTCTACGGACAGGTTGCCTCGATCGTTATCGTCGCCGTGTTCATGATCGTGACGTCCAGCGTTGTCTGGCTGATCCTCAACGCGACGATGGGCCTTCGGGTCAGCGAAGAGGAAGAGCAGGTCGGGCTCGACAAGGCCGAGATCGGCATCGAGGCCTATCCGGAGTTCACCAAGATCTGACCGGCATGGCCGATCAGACAACAATGAAATTGATCGGGGCCCGTTCGCGCGGGCCCCTTTCCTTTTGTCATCTTATCCTGCCAGGCCCAGACAAGCGGCACCTGCAATATGTGCCCATAATTTGATCAGCCCGCATATGTACTGATTATATTTTGTGCATTTGCACAGTGTTTGGCGCAGCCTGCCTATCAATTCGGCAGTTTTTGCCGAATTGGCACAAAAATTGACTCTTCTCGACCAGATCAACGGTCATTCATCTCGATTGGAGTCAATTCATGGATCAGTCTCAGATAGGCGGCGACGTCTTTTTCGTGCTTCTCGGCGCGATTTTGGTGTTCGCCATGCATGGGGGGTTTGCCTTTCTCGAAGTCGGCACGGTCCGTCACAAGAACCAGGTCAATGCGCTGGTCAAGATCCTCGTCGATTTTGCCCTGTCGACCATTTCCTATTTCTTTGTCGGTTTCGCCGTCTCTTACGGCGTGACGTTCTTCGTCAATGCGACCATCCTTTCGGGTTCCGGTGGCGGCGAGATTTTCCTGCCGCAGGGCTTTACGCTGGTGAAGTTCTTCTTCCTGACCACCTTTGCGGCGGCCATTCCGGCCATCATCTCCGGCGGAATCGCCGAGCGGATGAAGTTCCAGCCGCAATGTTTTGCGACGGTTGCACTGGTCGCGCTGGTCTATCCGTTCTTTGAGGGCATGGTCTGGAACGGCAACTGGGGTTTCCAATCGGTCCTAGAAAATGCGTTCGGCGCGCCGTTCCACGATTTTGCCGGTTCAATTGTGGTTCACGCTGTCGGCGGCTGGATTGCCCTGTCGGCGGTTATCGTGCTCGGCGCGCGGATGGGCCGCTATACGGAAGCCGGTGGTTCCCATCCGTTCCCGCCCTCATCCATCCCGTGGCTGGCGCTCGGATCCTGGCTGCTGTGCATCGGCTGGTTCGGCTTTAACGTCATGAGCGCCCAGTCGGTCGGCGGCGCCACCGGCCTTGTCGCCCTCAACTCGCTGATGGCGATGGTGGGCGGCATTGCGGTCGCTGTGCTTGCCGGACGCAACGACCCCGGATTTGTCCACAATGGCGCGCTTGCCGGCCTCGTCGCCGTCTGTGCGGGATCGGATGTCTTCCACCCGATCGGTGCGCTTGTCGTCGGCGGAGTAGCGGGCTTTCTCTTCGTCAAAGGGTTCAGCTGGTGTCAGGAAAAACTGAAGATCGACGATGTGCTCGGAGTCTGGCCGTTGCACGGCATTTGCGGGGTCTGGGGTGGCATTGCCTGTGGCATCTTCGGGCTTGAGGCGCTTGGCGGCATCGGCGGTGTTTCTCTGGCCTCGCAGATAGTCGGCTCGGTTGCGGGGGCGGCCTATGCGGCGGTCATGGGCTTTGTCGTTTATGGCCTTCTTGACCGAACAATCGGTCTTCGGCTGTCACAGGAAGAAGAACATCGCGGGGCGGACCTTTCCATCCACCGGATTGGCGCCAATCCGGAGGCGGAAATCCGCTAGGGCGCATCAATAAGGTCAGCCGTCGCCATCGGGCGGCGGCTTTTTTATATACCCAGCGCGCATGGTTAATGCGCCATTAACTCCGCCCCGCATAAAATCATCGCAACTATGAGCGGACAATCCGCTGTGAGCGTGTGCGAGTTGGAGCGTTTCCATGCAGACAAGTGGTCCATTGGCGTTTGGTGGCCATTTTATTCCCAGCATCCGGATACCGGTGTTCTTGCGGGGGCCTTTGAAGATCCTAACCGGTCTTTGCGTCCTGTTTACCGTGGCACTGGCTGTCGCCGCGCTTGCGACCTGGAATGCGGCCGATCCGAGTTTCAGCCACGCGACAGGTGACGCACCGGTCAATGTGCTGGGCTTTGGCGGTGCGGCCTTTGCCGATCTTGCCATGCAGTTTTTCGGACTCTCTTCCGTGGTTGCGCTGCTTCCCGTGGTGGCCTGGGGCCTTTTTCTGACACGCAATCGCCCGGTCGACCGAGTTTTTTCGCGGTTCTGCGCCTGGTTTGGCGGTTCGGTTCTTGCCGCTGCCGTCCTTGCCTGTATACCCGCGCCAGCCGGCTGGTCCCTGCCGACCGGTCTTGGCGGTGTGTTCGGCGATATGATTCTCAAAATGCCCGCCGTCCTGATCGGTGATTATCCGTCGGGCATCCTGGCAATCGTGCTGGCGGCGGCGCTCGCCATCCCGGCTGCTTACCTGCTGCTGTTCGGCTCGCTGCTGATCGCGACGCCGCAGGAAGACACCAAGCAACGCAAGGCCCGCAAGCCGCGGACAATCGAGATCGAGGATGATACGGACGGAGAAGACGCCGAACGAAGCTCCGGCGCCGCGCTGATCCTCGGTGCGCTCACCCATCTGGCGTTCACCGCGCGGGCGCACTATCGCCGTATTACCGGGCGGGTTGCGGACCAATGGTCTGCCCAGCCCGAAGCGCCTTACGACTTCAATAATGATGATTTTGCCGGCCTCAATGGTGATGCGCGCGTGGAACCGGCGTTTGCCGGAAGCGGCGCGGCCGGGCCCATGCATGCAGCACGGCGCGATCTTCAGGATGATGCGCCGCCATTCGATATGGACGATGCACCGGGCCATGGCGACGCCGATGGAGAGTGGATGCCGCAGGAGGCGCCTGCACGCGCAGCCGGGCCTGACATGCAGCAGCGGGTCGTTGCGCAGGCCAAGCGCCCTGCGCCGGGCAAGCGGGTTCAGCACGAAGCGCAGACAACGATGCTGAAGTCCGGCGGCTTCGAACTGCCGCCCCTGAATCTGCTGTCTGAAGCCAAGAACGTTGCCAAGGACCCAAGCCTTTCGCCCGAAGCGCTGGAGCAGAACGCCCGCATGCTGGAAGGCGTGCTTGAAGATTTTGGCGTGCGCGGGGAGATCATCCAGGTTCGGCCGGGTCCCGTCGTCACACTTTATGAGCTGGAACCGGCACCGGGGATCAAGTCTTCCCGTGTTATCGGCCTTGCCGACGACATTGCCCGTTCCATGAGCGCGATTGCGGCGCGTGTCGCCGTGGTGCCGGGCCGCAACGCCATCGGCATTGAATTGCCCAATCAGGGCCGTGAAACCGTCTATCTGAAAGAACTGCTTTCCAGCCGCGATTTCGAGACAAGCAAGGCGAAACTCGCCCTTTCACTCGGCAAGACGATCGGCGGCGAATCCGTCATTGCCGATCTCGCCAAGATGCCCCACCTGCTCGTTGCCGGTACCACCGGCTCGGGCAAGTCCGTCGCCATCAATACGATGATCCTATCGATCGTCTATCGTCTACCGCCGGAAAAATGCCGGCTGATCATGATCGATCCGAAGATGCTGGAACTCTCCGTCTATGACGGCATTCCGCACCTGCTCGCGCCGGTCGTGACCGATCCGAAGAAGGCTGTTGTCGCGCTGAAATGGACTGTGCGGGAGATGGAAGACCGCTACAAGAAGATGTCCAAGATCGGCGTGCGCAACATTGACGGCTTCAACAACCGGGTCGAACAGGCCCGCAAGAAGGGCGAATCGATCACCCGCACGGTCCAGACCGGGTTCGACCGGGATACCGGCGAAGCGGTCTATGAGACCGAGGAATTCGATCTGAGCCCGATGCCTTATATCATCGTCATCATCGACGAGATGGCCGACCTGATGATGGTGGCCGGCAAGGATATCGAGGGCGCGGTCCAAAGGCTTGCACAGATGGCCCGTGCCGCCGGCATTCATGTCATTATGGCGACGCAGCGGCCGTCGGTGGACGTAATCACCGGTACGATCAAGGCGAACTTCCCGACCCGTATCTCCTTCCAGGTGACATCGAAGATCGATTCACGCACCATTTTGGGTGAGCAGGGCGCCGAACAGCTCCTCGGCATGGGCGATATGCTCTATATGGCCGGCGGCGGTCGCATCCAGCGTGTCCATGGACCGTTCGTGGCCGACAATGAGGTCGAGGAGATCGTCAGCTTCCTGAAGGCGCAGGGCGTGCCGGAATATCTCGATGCGATCACCGAGGACGATGAGGAAGAGGGCGGCGAGGGCGGCGGCGGTTCGGCCGGCAATCTCTCGGATTCAGCCGATCCCTACGACCAGGCCGTTGCGGTTGTCCTGCGTGACGGCAAGGCCTCGACGTCCTATATTCAGCGGCGGCTGGGAATCGGCTACAACCGCGCCGCCTCCCTGATCGAGCGGATGGAGGAAGAGGGTGTTATCGGCCCCGCCAACCACGCCGGAAAACGCGAGATCCTCGTGCCGACGGAAGAGGATGTGCTTTAGGCTTCGATGCCCGCGACCACACTCATGCCGCAGTTTGACAACATAGGTTCCTGGCCATCAGGAGATGCAAATGAACCAGACTGATTCACCCGTTCCGAC
This portion of the Hoeflea prorocentri genome encodes:
- a CDS encoding FtsK/SpoIIIE family DNA translocase, yielding MQTSGPLAFGGHFIPSIRIPVFLRGPLKILTGLCVLFTVALAVAALATWNAADPSFSHATGDAPVNVLGFGGAAFADLAMQFFGLSSVVALLPVVAWGLFLTRNRPVDRVFSRFCAWFGGSVLAAAVLACIPAPAGWSLPTGLGGVFGDMILKMPAVLIGDYPSGILAIVLAAALAIPAAYLLLFGSLLIATPQEDTKQRKARKPRTIEIEDDTDGEDAERSSGAALILGALTHLAFTARAHYRRITGRVADQWSAQPEAPYDFNNDDFAGLNGDARVEPAFAGSGAAGPMHAARRDLQDDAPPFDMDDAPGHGDADGEWMPQEAPARAAGPDMQQRVVAQAKRPAPGKRVQHEAQTTMLKSGGFELPPLNLLSEAKNVAKDPSLSPEALEQNARMLEGVLEDFGVRGEIIQVRPGPVVTLYELEPAPGIKSSRVIGLADDIARSMSAIAARVAVVPGRNAIGIELPNQGRETVYLKELLSSRDFETSKAKLALSLGKTIGGESVIADLAKMPHLLVAGTTGSGKSVAINTMILSIVYRLPPEKCRLIMIDPKMLELSVYDGIPHLLAPVVTDPKKAVVALKWTVREMEDRYKKMSKIGVRNIDGFNNRVEQARKKGESITRTVQTGFDRDTGEAVYETEEFDLSPMPYIIVIIDEMADLMMVAGKDIEGAVQRLAQMARAAGIHVIMATQRPSVDVITGTIKANFPTRISFQVTSKIDSRTILGEQGAEQLLGMGDMLYMAGGGRIQRVHGPFVADNEVEEIVSFLKAQGVPEYLDAITEDDEEEGGEGGGGSAGNLSDSADPYDQAVAVVLRDGKASTSYIQRRLGIGYNRAASLIERMEEEGVIGPANHAGKREILVPTEEDVL
- a CDS encoding ammonium transporter — translated: MKSNSFLKPGAVLAIAGAMVAPAGAQDAAAPELVSTHTVFILNSLLFVVSGFLVMWMAAGFAMLEAGLVRSKNTSMQLTKNISLFSIAAIMYYLIGYNLMYPGDGWSISGILGAFGVAVMEPVGVAADAVSDLSYASVGSDFFFQLMFCATTASIVSGTLAERMKLWPFLIFTVVLTGILYPIQASWKWGGGFLDAEFGFLDFAGSTVVHSVGGWAALTGAIILGARKGKYGSKGEVHPIPGSNMPLATLGTFILWLGWFGFNGGSQLAMGSVGDVADVSRIFANTNAGAAGGAVAALLLTQFIYKKVDITMILNGALAGLVSITAEPLTPSLGSATLIGAVGGVIVVFAVPMLDKFKIDDVVGAIPVHLFAGIWGTIAVLFTNSDATLYGQVASIVIVAVFMIVTSSVVWLILNATMGLRVSEEEEQVGLDKAEIGIEAYPEFTKI
- a CDS encoding ammonium transporter, yielding MDQSQIGGDVFFVLLGAILVFAMHGGFAFLEVGTVRHKNQVNALVKILVDFALSTISYFFVGFAVSYGVTFFVNATILSGSGGGEIFLPQGFTLVKFFFLTTFAAAIPAIISGGIAERMKFQPQCFATVALVALVYPFFEGMVWNGNWGFQSVLENAFGAPFHDFAGSIVVHAVGGWIALSAVIVLGARMGRYTEAGGSHPFPPSSIPWLALGSWLLCIGWFGFNVMSAQSVGGATGLVALNSLMAMVGGIAVAVLAGRNDPGFVHNGALAGLVAVCAGSDVFHPIGALVVGGVAGFLFVKGFSWCQEKLKIDDVLGVWPLHGICGVWGGIACGIFGLEALGGIGGVSLASQIVGSVAGAAYAAVMGFVVYGLLDRTIGLRLSQEEEHRGADLSIHRIGANPEAEIR
- a CDS encoding P-II family nitrogen regulator, with amino-acid sequence MKIVMAIIKPFKLDEVREALTEIGIQGLTVTEVKGYGRQKGHTEIYRGTEYAVAFLPKLKIEIAVAADVADKAIEAIANAAKTGQIGDGKIFVCDLEQVMRIRTGETGADAL